The region TATGCGCTCAGCTTCATCGTAACGAACATTGTACTGGTGGTATTCAGTTATCTCTTTCTACGGCTGCAAAAGGGGCTTCCGCTCAACCCGGGCGGGATTGGCAATATGGAAGAGACGCTTACCTTCAACACGGTGATCAGCTTCATGACCAATACGAATCTGCAGCATTACAGCGGGGAGACGGGCGTGTCGTACTTCTCACAGATGGCGGTCATGACGATGCTGATGTTCACCTCGGCTGCCAGCGGCTTCTCGGTCGCGGTTGCTTTTGTCAGAGGGATTACAGGCCGCGGCTCGGTGGGGAACTTCTTCGAGGACTTCGTCAAAGCGCATATCCGGATCTTCATTCCGCTGGCACTGCTTGTAACACTGGCGCTTGTAGCGCTGCATGTGCCGCAGACCCTGAAACCTACGCTGGAAGTGAACACGCTCGAAGGGCAGACCCAGCAGATTGCGATCGGTCCGGTGGCCTCCCTGGAGTCCATTAAGCACATCGGCACGAACGGCGGAGGCTTCTTCGGAGCCAACGCTGCGCATCCATTTGAGAATCCGGGACCGCTGAGCAATGTGCTGGAGATCCTCTCCATGTGGCTGCTGCCCGCATCTCTGCCGTATATGTACGGGAAGTTCGCCGGGAACAAGCGGCAGGGCTGGATGATTTTTGGCGCGATGATGACGCTGTTCGTGGTATTGCTCGGAGTGAATTACGCTGCGGAAAGTGCGGGCAACCCGGCGATTAACGCCATGGGCATAGACGCTTCACAGGGTAGCATGGAGGGCAAAGAGGTCCGGTTCGGCATCGCACAGTCCGCGCTGTTCACCACCGTTACAACGGCGGCCACTACCGGCAGTGTGAACAATATGCATGATACGCTGACGCCGCTCGGCAGTATTACCCCGCTGACCCTCATGATGCTGAATAACGTGTTCGGCGGAAAAGGTGTCGGGCTGATCAATATGCTCATGTATGCGATCCTCGGCGTGTTCCTCTGCGGGCTGATGGTGGGCCGGACGCCGGAGTTCCTGGGCCGCAAAATTGAAGCGCGGGAGATGAAGCTGATCGCCATCGCGATTCTGATTCATCCGCTGATTATACTGGTGCCGACAGCGGCTGCTTTTCTGACAGAGCTTGGTAAAGGCAGTATCAGTAACCCCGGCTTCCACGGAATGACCCAAGTGCTGTATGAATACGTATCGGCTGCGGCCAATAACGGCTCAGGCTTCGAAGGGCTGGCGGATAATACCTCCTTCTGGAATATCACCACTGGGGTTGTCATGCTGCTGGGCCGGTATGTCTCGATGATCGCCATGCTGGCGGTTGCCGGTTCCCTGCTGCGCAAGAAGCCGGTGCCGGAGACCATTGGGACCTTCCGCACAGATAACGGCCTGTTCACTGGCATCCTGATTGGTACGGTGCTGATTATCGGAGCGCTGACCTTCCTGCCGGTGATTGTCCTCGGTCCGGTTGCAGAATATTTGACTTTACGGTAGGGAGAGGGAGAGAAGAGAATGAGTACTGTACACAAAAAGAAGCTGCTGACGGGTCCCATCCTGCTAAGTGCTGCCAAGGATAGTCTGGTGAAGCTGAACCCGGTGACGCTAATGAAGAATCCGGTCATGTTCGTCGTGGAGGTTGGGACGGTTATCGTCTTGCTCATGGTGCTTGCGCCCGGGTATTTCCATGCGGAGCATGCGGTAGGCTTCAATATAACCGTATTCTTCATCCTGCTGTTTACCGTGCTGTTTGCTAACTTCGCGGAAGCGCTGGCGGAGGGCCGGGGCAAGGCACAAGCCGATTCGCTCAAAAAAACCAAACAGGACATCACCGCCAATAAGGTGGCAGGATCAGGAGTCAAGCAGGTGCCGGCCTCTGAGCTGCGCAAAGGCGATATCGTAATCGTCAGCCAGGGCGAACTGATTCCCGGCGACGGGGAAGTGACCGAGGGGCTGGCTTCTGTGGACGAATCGGCCATCACCGGGGAGTCGGCTCCGGTCATTAAGGAAGCCGGAGGCGACTTCGGCTCCGTGACCGGCGGTACCCGCGTAGTCAGCGACCAGATCAAGGTGCGGATCACCAGTGATCCGGGGGAATCGTTCCTGGACCGGATGATCTCACTGGTCGAAGGCGCGAAGCGCCAGAAGACACCGAATGAGATTGCTCTGAACACGCTGCTGATCAGCCTCACGATTATTTTCCTGATTGTCGTCGTCACCCTGCGTCCCATCGCGGATTATATCGGGGTGAAGCTGGAGATTCCGGTCATGATCGCACTCTTGGTCTGCCTGATTCCGACCACCATCGGCGGGCTGCTGTCGGCCATCGGGATTGCGGGCATGGACCGGGTGACGCAGTTCAACGTCCTGGCGATGTCCGGGAAGGCGGTGGAAGCTGCCGGGGATATCAACACGATGATTCTGGATAAGACGGGGACGATTACCTTCGGGAACCGGATGGCCAGTGAGTTCGTTGCGGTAGGCGAAGCAACTGTAGCCGAGCTTGCGTCCTGGGCGGCGGTCAGCTCGCTGAAGGATGAGACGCCCGAAGGGCGCTCTGTCCTGGAGCTGGCGAAGAAGCTGGAACTCCAATATGACTACAGCCTCGCGGACGGCGGGGAGTTCATTGAGTTCAAGGCAGAGAGCCGGATGAGCGGGATGGATCTGCGGGACGGGCGCTCAGTGCGTAAGGGAGCGGTCGATTCCGTGAAGAAGTGGGTGCTGTCCCGGGGCGGTGCCGTACCGTCCGATCTGGATACCAACTCGGATGCCATTGCACGGCTGGGCGGCACTCCGCTCGCGGTTGCCGTAGACAACCGGATTTATGGGCTGATCTATCTGAAGGATACGGTGAAGCCCGGGATGAAGGAGCGATTCGACGAGCTGCGCAGCATGGGGATCAAGACGATCATGTGTACAGGGGACAACCCGCTGACCGCCGCTACGATTGCCCGTGAAGCCGGAGTCGATGATTTCATTGCCGAGAGTACCCCGGAAGATAAGATTGCGGTAATCCGCCGGGAGCAGAACGAGGGCAAGCTAGTAGCTATGACTGGAGACGGAACCAACGATGCTCCGGCGCTGGCTCAGGCCGATGTGGGGCTGGCGATGAACAGCGGGACAACCGCTGCCAAGGAAGCGGCCAATATGGTCGATCTGGATTCTGATCCGTCCAAGATCATCGAGGTTGTAGCTATCGGGAAGCAGCTCCTGATGACACGCGGGGCACTGACCACGTTCAGTATCGCTAACGATATTGCCAAATATTTTGCGATCATTCCGGCGATGTTCACGCTCGCTATTCCTGAGATGGAAGCCCTGAACATCATGGGGTTGGGTTCCCCAAGCTCGGCAATTATATCGGCGCTGATCTTCAATGCCATCATCATCCCGCTGCTGATTCCGCTCGCTATGCGCGGGGTCTCCTATAAGCCGATGAGCTCCTCCAGACTGCTGACGCGCAACATTGTCATCTATGGTCTGGGCGGAGTCGCTGTTCCATTCGCCGGGATCAAGCTGATTGATATGATCGTCAGTATATGGATCTAGAAGAAGTCCGGCAGACGATTGACTATACAAGGAGGGCGTAATCATCATGGCACAATCTATTCATGAGACAACCGGAGAGCAGGACTCCGCTTCAAAAGCAGATTTTTTCTTCACTACAGTGAGGTTAAGCATCGTATTCATTATTCTCTGCGGAATGATCTATCCGCTGGCTTCCACCGCGCTTGCCCAGGTGCTGATGCCTGCCCAGGCGAACGGCAGCCTGCTGAAGGATACGTCCGGGAAGGTGGTCGGTTCTGCGCTGATCGGGCAGAGCTTCACGAACCAGGCTATGTTCCAAAGCCGTGTGTCGAGTATCGGGTACAAGGCCGAGGCTTCGGGATCGAATAACTACGGGCCATCGAATCCTGATATGCTTCAGCGGACCAAGGATTCCATTGCCCAGTGGAAGCTGGATAATCCCGGCGTCCCAGTAAGTCAGCTCCCTGTGGATCTGATTACGAATTCCGGCTCGGGTCTTGATCCGCATATTTCACCGGCTGCGGCGCTCGTGCAGGTTCCCCGGATCAGCAAGCTGACCGGCATTCCGGCAGATACCCTTGAAGCGCTGGTGAAGGAACATACGGAAGGGCGCGATCTGGAACTGTTCGGAGAGAAACGGGTGAATGTGCTGAAGCTGAATCTGGCGCTGACGGAGATAGCGAAGTAAGCTTAATCCATACAGACCGCTTCCTCCAGTTGTGAGAATAGAAAGAAGGTGAATCCGTGGCGCCCTATAAACGCAAGTCTCCCGAGGAGATTCTATATTCTATCTACCAGCTCCAGCGGGGACGGCTGAAGATCATCATCGGCTCGGTTAGCGGCTCCGGCAAAACCTATCATATGCTGGAGGAAGGCAAGCTGCTGAAGCATCAGGGGATCGATGTCGTGATCAGTGCAGTCTCCACTATGGGCCGGGCGGAGACGGTTCAGCAGCTTGGCGATCTGGAGCGTGTGCCCAGTATTCACTGGCTGAAGGACGGCAAAGAAGAGAAGGATCTGCCGCTGGAGGCTCTGGTGGAGCGCAACCCTGAGGTGCTGCTGGTCGATGGTCTGGCCCACCGTAACCGTACAGAGGCCCGCTTCCCGACCAGGCTTGCGGACATCCGTTATCTGATGGATCAGGGCATCAGCGTAATCACTACTATTAATGTCTATGAGCTGGCTGGTGTGGGGGAGCAAATCTATGAAATGACCGGCATCCGTGCGGATTGCACTGTGCCGCTCAATACACTGGAACTCGCCGATGAGGTACGGCTGATCGATGTGTCCCCGGAGACCATTCTCAAGCGGCTGGAGGAGGGAGTGCTTGGAGAGGGCGCGCACCCGGCTCTATCCCTCAGAGGCAACCTTGGCGTACTCCGTGAGGTGTCGCTGCGGCTGATGGCGGAAGGGGTCAATGATTCCCTGGAAAAGCACCGCGAGGCCGAGGGACTGATAGGCCCATCCGGCGCGACAGAGCGTATCCTGGTATCCGCGCAGTATCACTGGAATGGTTCCCTCTATATTAGAAGAGGACAGCAGATTGCCAAACGGCTGAACGGAGACCTGCTTATCGTTACCTTCCTCCTGCGCGGCCGCCCGCTGACCAAGGATCAGCAGGTATTCAAGCGCTCCATCCGCAAGCTGACAGAACGGATTCAGGCCCGGTTCGAGGAGCTGGAGCTGCTGCGTCTGCGGATGCT is a window of Paenibacillus sp. FSL H3-0469 DNA encoding:
- the kdpA gene encoding potassium-transporting ATPase subunit KdpA → MGIVQIVVVILILVLLVKPVGTYLYHVFSNEPNRTDRVFGAAEKGIYRLIGLKQRGGMSWKKYALSFIVTNIVLVVFSYLFLRLQKGLPLNPGGIGNMEETLTFNTVISFMTNTNLQHYSGETGVSYFSQMAVMTMLMFTSAASGFSVAVAFVRGITGRGSVGNFFEDFVKAHIRIFIPLALLVTLALVALHVPQTLKPTLEVNTLEGQTQQIAIGPVASLESIKHIGTNGGGFFGANAAHPFENPGPLSNVLEILSMWLLPASLPYMYGKFAGNKRQGWMIFGAMMTLFVVLLGVNYAAESAGNPAINAMGIDASQGSMEGKEVRFGIAQSALFTTVTTAATTGSVNNMHDTLTPLGSITPLTLMMLNNVFGGKGVGLINMLMYAILGVFLCGLMVGRTPEFLGRKIEAREMKLIAIAILIHPLIILVPTAAAFLTELGKGSISNPGFHGMTQVLYEYVSAAANNGSGFEGLADNTSFWNITTGVVMLLGRYVSMIAMLAVAGSLLRKKPVPETIGTFRTDNGLFTGILIGTVLIIGALTFLPVIVLGPVAEYLTLR
- the kdpB gene encoding potassium-transporting ATPase subunit KdpB; translation: MSTVHKKKLLTGPILLSAAKDSLVKLNPVTLMKNPVMFVVEVGTVIVLLMVLAPGYFHAEHAVGFNITVFFILLFTVLFANFAEALAEGRGKAQADSLKKTKQDITANKVAGSGVKQVPASELRKGDIVIVSQGELIPGDGEVTEGLASVDESAITGESAPVIKEAGGDFGSVTGGTRVVSDQIKVRITSDPGESFLDRMISLVEGAKRQKTPNEIALNTLLISLTIIFLIVVVTLRPIADYIGVKLEIPVMIALLVCLIPTTIGGLLSAIGIAGMDRVTQFNVLAMSGKAVEAAGDINTMILDKTGTITFGNRMASEFVAVGEATVAELASWAAVSSLKDETPEGRSVLELAKKLELQYDYSLADGGEFIEFKAESRMSGMDLRDGRSVRKGAVDSVKKWVLSRGGAVPSDLDTNSDAIARLGGTPLAVAVDNRIYGLIYLKDTVKPGMKERFDELRSMGIKTIMCTGDNPLTAATIAREAGVDDFIAESTPEDKIAVIRREQNEGKLVAMTGDGTNDAPALAQADVGLAMNSGTTAAKEAANMVDLDSDPSKIIEVVAIGKQLLMTRGALTTFSIANDIAKYFAIIPAMFTLAIPEMEALNIMGLGSPSSAIISALIFNAIIIPLLIPLAMRGVSYKPMSSSRLLTRNIVIYGLGGVAVPFAGIKLIDMIVSIWI
- the kdpC gene encoding potassium-transporting ATPase subunit KdpC, yielding MAQSIHETTGEQDSASKADFFFTTVRLSIVFIILCGMIYPLASTALAQVLMPAQANGSLLKDTSGKVVGSALIGQSFTNQAMFQSRVSSIGYKAEASGSNNYGPSNPDMLQRTKDSIAQWKLDNPGVPVSQLPVDLITNSGSGLDPHISPAAALVQVPRISKLTGIPADTLEALVKEHTEGRDLELFGEKRVNVLKLNLALTEIAK